A single Brassica rapa cultivar Chiifu-401-42 chromosome A04, CAAS_Brap_v3.01, whole genome shotgun sequence DNA region contains:
- the LOC103865711 gene encoding SAC3 family protein A isoform X2 has translation MNQGGNTQTVAPLDPNPIEKRYGVEGSQVQTSPYQYSTGSEAASWTNYSVDNQAVQQNGIYSNSNYYHPQPPVPATGNVHETSSSTSGTVNVAQDYSGYTPYQTPSDPQNYSNTGYTNYYSGGYQQQQPSQPYTQPVGAYQNTGAPYSSFQNPGSYAGTASYSGTYYNPADYQTTTGGYQSTTYNSQTAGGYVNQTPTSSNQGNYPYQNYTPDAANIHSATAATATPVHYQQSYQQWPGYYSQAEVPCAPGTEKLPPTSAFSQSFPVAGGVASEMPASNGQPAPSYAQTWRQETDSTQPPSQQPAAAVSASNNAYWMHQTPSQQAHYPVPPQNHYQSPMETKPLYETPIQGHQRATYPQELNSQASINQAPLGYRQPTQTTPSVDTQRVSKIQIPTNPRIASNLPSGYTKMDKGRSPAGATQTPAYLSVSMSNPKGHTAAMPEPGTFPKALCGFVERAFARCKDDKEKASCQAALKKIITEATNDGTINTRDWDIEPLSTVLNTDVTNTESSSTPLSSLQNKSPTRRPKSRWEPLVESKPFVKPASTFTSGVKFGGWNHPNVNNKKSSETFQKVDAVTGSKPTYFAQNSAKKSFQRPVKRQRFTGGAIDDEESSDSEKELTPYYSSAMSLASSADEKKRRDSRSKRFEKVQGHSRGNDIPTPKISNVRRGTAMRLGEVFDKSGSRAVEDMDWDALTVKGTCQEIEKRYLRLTSAPDPTTVRPEDVLVKALSMVQDSPKNYLYKCDQLKSIRQDLTVQRIHNHLTAKVYETHARFALEAGDLTEYNQCLSQLKILYAEGIEGCTLEFAAYSLLYITLHSNNNRELLSSMSRLSKEAKSDEAVRHALSVRSAVTSGNYVMFFRLYKTAPNMNSCLMDLYVEKMRYKAVTFISRSCRPSIPVSYLAQVLGFAGTSSEGTGEKENDGMEECSEWLKAHGASLIADSNGDMVLDTKASSTSLFMPEPEDAVAHGDRYLDVNDFFTRT, from the exons ATGAATCAAGGAGGGAACACTCAGACCGTGGCTCCACTTGATCCTAACCCCATTGAG AAACGATATGGTGTTGAAGGAAGCCAAGTGCAGACATCTCCATATCAATACTCAACTGGGTCTGAGGCTGCCTCATGGACAAATTATAGCGTAGATAATCAGGCTGTGCAGCAGAATGGGATCTATTCAAATTCTAACTATTACCATCCACAGCCTCCAGTGCCTGCCACAGGGAACGTGCACGAGACATCCTCATCGACGTCTGGGACTGTAAACGTCGCTCAAGATTACAGTGGATATACGCCTTACCAGACCCCTTCCGACCCGCAAAACTACTCAAACACGGGGTATACAAATTACTACAGTGGCGGCTATCAGCAGCAGCAACCTAGCCAGCCATACACTCAGCCTGTTGGGGCGTATCAAAACACAGGTGCTCCTTATTCCTCATTTCAGAATCCAGGATCTTATGCTGGGACTGCAAGTTATTCAGGAACTTACTACAATCCTGCTGATTATCAGACTACTACCGGAGGTTACCAGAGTACAACTTATAACAGCCAAACAGCTGGAGGTTACGTCAATCAGACTCCTACATCATCAAACCAGGGAAACTATCCTTATCAAAACTATACTCCTGACGCTGCTAACATTCATAGCGCCACTGCTGCAACCGCAACACCTGTACATTATCAACAGAGCTACCAACAGTGGCCAGGCTATTACAGTCAAGCAGAAGTCCCATGTGCCCCGGGCACGGAAAAGTTGCCTCCCACTAGTGCATTTAGTCAGAGCTTTCCAGTTGCTGGTGGTGTTGCTAGTGAAATGCCTGCTTCAAATGGTCAGCCTGCTCCGTCTTATGCCCAAACTTGGAGGCAGGAAACTGACTCAACTCAGCCACCATCTCAGCAG CCGGCTGCAGCGGTTAGTGCCTCTAATAATGCTTACTGGATGCATCAAACACCAAGTCAGCAAGCTCATTATCCTGTTCCTCCACAAAATCATTACCAGAGTCCTATGGAGACAAAACCCTTATATGAGACCCCTATTCAGGGTCATCAGAGAGCTACATATCCTCAAGAACTGAACTCCCAGGCTTCCATTAATCAGGCACCGTTAGGCTATCGCCAGCCTACTCAGACTACACCGTCAGTGGATACTCAAAGGGTAAGCAAAATACAGATTCCAACTAACCCTAGAATTGCTTCAAACTTGCCATCAGGTTATACCAAAATGGATAAAGGTAGATCACCAGCCGGTGCAACCCAAACACCTGCGTATCTTAGTGTTTCAATGTCAAATCCGAAAGGTCATACCGCTGCTATGCCTGAG CCTGGAACCTTCCCAAAAGCGCTTTGTGGGTTTGTGGAGAGGGCTTTTGCACGCTGCAAAGATGATAAAGAAAAGGCGTCTTGCCAGGCTGCCCTGAAGAAG ATCATAACCGAAGCTACAAACGATGGTACTATTAATACCCGGGACTGGGATATTGAGCCTCTCTCAACTGTCCTGAACACAGATGTGACTAACACTGA GTCGAGCTCCACTCCTCTATCTTCGTTACAAAATAAGAGCCCAACAAGACGCCCCAAAAGCAGATGGGAGCCGTTAGTGGAATCCAAACCATTTGTGAAGCCAGCTTCAACTTTCACCAGTGGTGTTAAGTTTGGAGGTTGGAATCACCCAAATGTAAATAACAAAAAG AGCTCTGAGACTTTTCAAAAGGTGGACGCTGTCACTGGCTCCAAGCCCACTTACTTTGCGCAAAATTCTGCGAAAAAGAGTTTCCAGCGGCCTGTGAAGCGACAGCGTTTTACTGGTGGTGCCATTGACGATGAGGAATCTAGTGATAGTGAGAAGGAACTGACACCTTATTATTCCAGCGCTATGTCACTTGCCAGTTCTGCCGATGAAAAGAAGCGGCGTGATAGCCGTTCCAAGCGTTTTGAGAAAGTTCAAGGGCACAGCCGAGGGAATGATATTCCTACACCTAAAATTTCAAATGTTAGAAGGGGAACTGCGATGAGACTTGGCGAAGTTTTTGATAAAAGTGGCAGCAGAGCTGTGGAAGACATGGACTGGGATGCACTAACCGTTAAAGGAACTTGCCAGGAAATTGAGAAACGTTATCTCCGTCTGACTTCTGCACCGGATCCTACCACC GTAAGACCAGAGGATGTACTGGTGAAAGCTCTGTCAATGGTTCAGGATTCTCCAAAGAATTATCTTTATAAATGTGATCAGCTAAAGTCAATTCGCCAGGACCTCACAGTACAGCGGATACACAATCATCTAACAGCGAAG GTGTATGAAACGCATGCTAGATTTGCTTTGGAAGCTGGGGATTTGACTGAGTATAATCAG TGCCTGTCACAGCTGAAAATCCTTTATGCGGAAGGTATAGAAGGATGCACTCTGGAATTTGCTGCGTACAGTCTACTCTATATTACCTTACACTCGAACAACAATCGAGAACTGCTATCATCTATGTCCAG GTTATCCAAAGAAGCTAAGAGTGATGAAGCAGTTAGACATGCTCTCTCAGTTCGTTCAGCCGTTACATCGGGAAACTATGTTATGTTCTTCAGACTCTACAAGACTGCGCCAAACATGAACAGTTGCCTCATGG ATCTCTATGTGGAGAAGATGCGTTACAAGGCAGTGACGTTTATCTCACGGAGTTGTCGTCCTAGTATCCCGGTTTCATACTTAGCCCAAGTGTTGGGCTTTGCTGGTACTTCAAGCGAAGGTACTGGTGAAAAGGAGAATGATGGTATGGAGGAGTGTTCTGAATGGCTAAAAGCTCATGGTGCTAGCCTCATTGCTGACAGTAACGGAGATATGGTTCTTGATACCAAG GCGTCATCAACGAGTCTCTTCATGCCAGAACCTGAAGATGCAGTTGCTCATGGAGATCGATATCTAGATGTCAATGATTTCTTTACGCGTACatga
- the LOC103865712 gene encoding probable membrane-associated kinase regulator 4, with protein MAANLEWCDSDVEEDYIDMEVTSFTNLVRKALNNNNNNKPREFEFQMSHLCPLEIDKTTSPADELFYKGKLLPLHLPPRLQMVQKLLEEYTFDEEFYSTPLATGTVTTPVTSNTPFESCTVSPVDSCQVSKELNPKDYFLEYSSSLEDDEKKKSWGKKLRLIKQLSFGTKIKASRAYLRSFFGKSSCSDESRVADEGSMLRYSREERPKKQSNGSVPRSHRRSFSVSMRRQAAKSLNNKSSTSLGFRPLQFLKRSTSSSSEVENSIQGAILHCKQSQQQKQRQYSVNEVGFCSLSTSKTARADDQERAQMFRG; from the coding sequence ATGGCAGCTAATCTAGAGTGGTGTGACAGTGATGTAGAGGAAGATTACATAGACATGGAAGTCACTTCTTTCACTAACCTCGTACGCAAAgctctcaacaacaacaacaacaacaagccTAGAGAATTTGAGTTCCAAATGTCTCATCTATGTCCTCTCGAGATAGACAAAACCACTTCTCCAGCAGATGAACTCTTCTACAAAGGGAAGCTCCTCCCTCTTCACTTACCTCCACGTCTCCAAATGGTTCAAAAGCTTCTAGAAGAGTACACCTTTGATGAAGAGTTCTACAGCACACCGTTAGCCACCGGTACGGTTACAACTCCGGTGACGAGTAACACTCCGTTTGAATCTTGCACCGTCTCTCCGGTAGATTCTTGTCAAGTGAGCAAAGAGCTTAACCCCAAAgactattttcttgaatattCAAGTTCACTGGAGGATGATGAGAAGAAGAAATCTTGGGGCAAGAAGCTAAGATTGATCAAACAGTTGAGTTTTGGAACTAAGATTAAAGCTTCGAGAGCTTATCTAAGATCGTTCTTTGGGAAGTCAAGTTGTTCTGATGAGTCGAGAGTTGCTGATGAAGGATCTATGTTGAGGTATTCTCGAGAAGAGAGACCTAAAAAGCAGAGTAACGGTTCTGTTCCTAGGAGCCATAGGAGATCGTTTTCGGTTTCTATGAGAAGACAAGCTGCAAAGAGTTTGAACAACAAGTCATCGACTAGCTTAGGGTTTCGTCCGTTGCAGTTTTTGAAGAGAAGTACGAGTTCGAGCTCAGAGGTAGAGAACTCTATTCAAGGAGCTATCTTGCATTGCAAGCAATCTCAGCAACAGAAGCAGAGGCAGTATAGTGTTAATGAGGTTGGATTTTGTTCGTTGTCAACTTCCAAAACTGCAAGGGCAGATGATCAAGAACGGGCTCAGATGTTTAGGGgttaa
- the LOC117125679 gene encoding jacalin-related lectin 22 isoform X1, giving the protein MCWLQTCNSRAESINTHMSPTIRFIAFILKSDLKTLPMYQKLALRGGEGGREWDDDVYEGVKKVYVGQDFSRITYIKFEYVKEDGEVVTREYGTITQDPREFIIEYPGEHITAVEGSYNKVALIATEVITSLVFKTSKGRTSPTFGPNLFGVVNGTKFKFEDEGKKIVGFHGRSDNAIDALGVYLVLDSLTTPFPLYKLDAQGGTEGRVWDDGSFDGVRTVRVCQDDHRITYLEFEYDKGGKSEKLHHGVKGGTSSELLLDYPNEYIKSVEVTYDKPKLFQNTVITSFTFETSSERTSFIGYKVGKKFVLEQKDLRLVGFHGKEGDAIDALGAYFAPIQAPTPLIPTKKLPLVGGNGGVKWDDGAFNGVRKISIGQCYDVVSYVKFDYIKGTELVSGDEHGQTLPEASELVLEDDEYLLSLGGYYDKSRGAIRYIDIVNTNKRDSPDYELNYGEKFTLGESGHKIVGFYGQASDVLHSIGVYVVPITSVE; this is encoded by the exons ATGTGTTGGTTGCAAACTTGCAATTCACGAGCAGAGTCCATAAATACACACATGTCACCAACGATACGATTCATCGCCTTTATTCTCAAATCAGATCTCAAGACTTTACCG ATGTACCAGAAGCTGGCACTTCGCGGTGGTGAAGGGGGGCGTGAATGGGACGACGATGTATACGAGGGTGTAAAGAAAGTGTATGTTGGGCAAGATTTCTCACGTATCACTTACATCAAATTCGAGTACGTGAAGGAAGACGGTGAAGTGGTAACACGTGAATATGGGACAATAACTCAAGACCCTAGAGAG TTTATAATTGAGTATCCGGGTGAACATATCACAGCAGTGGAGGGAAGCTACAACAAAGTGGCTCTTATAGCCACGGAGGTGATCACGTCTCTCGTCTTCAAGACCTCAAAGGGTAGAACGTCTCCAACGTTTGGTCCAAACTTGTTCGGAGTTGTCAATGGTACAAAGTTCAAGTTTGAGGACGAGGGAAAGAAGATCGTAGGTTTCCATGGACGGTCGGATAATGCTATTGACGCTCTTGGAGTTTACCTTGTCCTAGACTCTCTGACCACGCCTTTCCCACTTTACAAGCTGGATGCTCAAGGTGGTACAGAGGGACGTGTTTGGGACGATGGCTCTTTCGATGGCGTTAGGACAGTGCGTGTTTGTCAAGATGATCATCGTATCACTTACTTAGAGTTCGAGTATGACAAAGGTGGGAAGTCAGAGAAACTTCACCATGGGGTGAAAGGAGGAACATCATCTGAG CTTTTGCTTGATTACCCGAATGAATACATCAAGTCGGTGGAAGTAACCTATGATAAGCCAAAACTTTTCCAAAATACTGTCATCACGTCATTTACCTTCGAAACATCAAGTGAGAGAACATCATTCATTGGGTATAAAGTGGGTAAGAAGTTTGTTCTTGAGCAAAAGGATCTTCGACTTGTCGGATTCCATGGAAAAGAAGGTGACGCCATTGATGCTCTAGGAGCATATTTTGCACCTATTCAAGCTCCTACTCCTTTGATTCCAACCAAGAAACTACCGTTGGTAGGCGGCAACGGAGGAGTTAAATGGGATGATGGTGCTTTCAACGGTGTAAGGAAGATATCTATAGGACAATGTTACGACGTTGTATCCTATGTTAAGTTTGATTACATTAAGGGAACAGAGTTGGTATCTGGAGATGAACATGGGCAGACATTACCCGAAGCTTCAGAG TTAGTTCTTGAGGATGATGAATATCTCTTGAGCTTGGGAGGCTACTATGATAAGAGTCGAGGAGCCATTCGTTATATAGATATAgtcaacacaaacaaaagggATTCACCTGATTATGAATTGAATTACGGTGAGAAGTTCACTCTCGGGGAAAGTGGCCACAAGATCGTCGGGTTTTATGGACAAGCTAGTGATGTTCTCCACAGTATTGGAGTCTATGTCGTGCCCATCACCTCAGTCGAGTGA
- the LOC117125679 gene encoding jacalin-related lectin 22 isoform X2 encodes MYQKLALRGGEGGREWDDDVYEGVKKVYVGQDFSRITYIKFEYVKEDGEVVTREYGTITQDPREFIIEYPGEHITAVEGSYNKVALIATEVITSLVFKTSKGRTSPTFGPNLFGVVNGTKFKFEDEGKKIVGFHGRSDNAIDALGVYLVLDSLTTPFPLYKLDAQGGTEGRVWDDGSFDGVRTVRVCQDDHRITYLEFEYDKGGKSEKLHHGVKGGTSSELLLDYPNEYIKSVEVTYDKPKLFQNTVITSFTFETSSERTSFIGYKVGKKFVLEQKDLRLVGFHGKEGDAIDALGAYFAPIQAPTPLIPTKKLPLVGGNGGVKWDDGAFNGVRKISIGQCYDVVSYVKFDYIKGTELVSGDEHGQTLPEASELVLEDDEYLLSLGGYYDKSRGAIRYIDIVNTNKRDSPDYELNYGEKFTLGESGHKIVGFYGQASDVLHSIGVYVVPITSVE; translated from the exons ATGTACCAGAAGCTGGCACTTCGCGGTGGTGAAGGGGGGCGTGAATGGGACGACGATGTATACGAGGGTGTAAAGAAAGTGTATGTTGGGCAAGATTTCTCACGTATCACTTACATCAAATTCGAGTACGTGAAGGAAGACGGTGAAGTGGTAACACGTGAATATGGGACAATAACTCAAGACCCTAGAGAG TTTATAATTGAGTATCCGGGTGAACATATCACAGCAGTGGAGGGAAGCTACAACAAAGTGGCTCTTATAGCCACGGAGGTGATCACGTCTCTCGTCTTCAAGACCTCAAAGGGTAGAACGTCTCCAACGTTTGGTCCAAACTTGTTCGGAGTTGTCAATGGTACAAAGTTCAAGTTTGAGGACGAGGGAAAGAAGATCGTAGGTTTCCATGGACGGTCGGATAATGCTATTGACGCTCTTGGAGTTTACCTTGTCCTAGACTCTCTGACCACGCCTTTCCCACTTTACAAGCTGGATGCTCAAGGTGGTACAGAGGGACGTGTTTGGGACGATGGCTCTTTCGATGGCGTTAGGACAGTGCGTGTTTGTCAAGATGATCATCGTATCACTTACTTAGAGTTCGAGTATGACAAAGGTGGGAAGTCAGAGAAACTTCACCATGGGGTGAAAGGAGGAACATCATCTGAG CTTTTGCTTGATTACCCGAATGAATACATCAAGTCGGTGGAAGTAACCTATGATAAGCCAAAACTTTTCCAAAATACTGTCATCACGTCATTTACCTTCGAAACATCAAGTGAGAGAACATCATTCATTGGGTATAAAGTGGGTAAGAAGTTTGTTCTTGAGCAAAAGGATCTTCGACTTGTCGGATTCCATGGAAAAGAAGGTGACGCCATTGATGCTCTAGGAGCATATTTTGCACCTATTCAAGCTCCTACTCCTTTGATTCCAACCAAGAAACTACCGTTGGTAGGCGGCAACGGAGGAGTTAAATGGGATGATGGTGCTTTCAACGGTGTAAGGAAGATATCTATAGGACAATGTTACGACGTTGTATCCTATGTTAAGTTTGATTACATTAAGGGAACAGAGTTGGTATCTGGAGATGAACATGGGCAGACATTACCCGAAGCTTCAGAG TTAGTTCTTGAGGATGATGAATATCTCTTGAGCTTGGGAGGCTACTATGATAAGAGTCGAGGAGCCATTCGTTATATAGATATAgtcaacacaaacaaaagggATTCACCTGATTATGAATTGAATTACGGTGAGAAGTTCACTCTCGGGGAAAGTGGCCACAAGATCGTCGGGTTTTATGGACAAGCTAGTGATGTTCTCCACAGTATTGGAGTCTATGTCGTGCCCATCACCTCAGTCGAGTGA
- the LOC103866008 gene encoding LOW QUALITY PROTEIN: probable receptor-like protein kinase At2g39360 (The sequence of the model RefSeq protein was modified relative to this genomic sequence to represent the inferred CDS: inserted 3 bases in 2 codons) codes for MQHCVLLVFGVIIFYLCIKKRRAVKQNDIGETGLQISPRSSGVQDRDRNTVSVQTHSFGFFDRVFFLSTSLVRYCEEIDEMIIVYEYMHKGTLKDHLYESDNPRLSWRQRLEXCAGAARGLHYLHTGSTKAVIHRNVKSANILLDENFTAKVADFGLXKTGPDLDQTHVSTAVKGSFGYLDPEYLTRQQLTAKSDVYSFGVIDHSLPREKVNLIEWAMKYVKKGKVEETMDPFLDQKKLL; via the exons ATGCAGCACTGTGTATTGCTAGTGTTTGGTGTGATTATATTTTACTTGTGCATCAAGAAAAGAAGAGCTGTTAAGCAGAATGACATAGGTGAGACC GGTCTCCAAATCTCGCCAAGGTCTAGTGGAGTTCAAGACAGAGATCGAAACACTGTCTCAGTTCAGACACATTCATTTGGTTTCTTTGATAgggtattttttttgtcaacttcttTGGTAAGGTATTGCGAAGAGATTGATGAGATGATCATTGTGTATGAGTATATGCACAAGGGAACGCTTAAGGACCATTTGTATGAGTCTGATAACCCTAGATTGAGTTGGAGACAGAGGCTTGA ATGTGCTGGTGCAGCTAGAGGGCTTCATTATCTCCACACAGGCTCCACAAAAGCGGTCATACACCGCAATGTGAAGTCAGCTAACATTCTCTTGGATGAGAATTTCACAGCCAAAGTTGCGGACTTTGGAT TCAAGACTGGTCCGGATCTTGACCAGACACATGTGAGTACCGCGGTTAAAGGAAGCTTTGGTTATCTTGATCCAGAGTATTTGACCAGACAACAACTGACTGCGAAGTCTGATGTTTACTCTTTTGGTGTCATTGATCATTCTCTTCCGAGAGAGAAAGTGAACTTGATTGAATGGGCGATGAAGTATGTGAAGAAAGGGAAGGTGGAAGAGACCATGGACCCGTTTCTTGATCAAAAGAAACTACTATAG
- the LOC103865711 gene encoding SAC3 family protein A isoform X1, producing MNQGGNTQTVAPLDPNPIEQKRYGVEGSQVQTSPYQYSTGSEAASWTNYSVDNQAVQQNGIYSNSNYYHPQPPVPATGNVHETSSSTSGTVNVAQDYSGYTPYQTPSDPQNYSNTGYTNYYSGGYQQQQPSQPYTQPVGAYQNTGAPYSSFQNPGSYAGTASYSGTYYNPADYQTTTGGYQSTTYNSQTAGGYVNQTPTSSNQGNYPYQNYTPDAANIHSATAATATPVHYQQSYQQWPGYYSQAEVPCAPGTEKLPPTSAFSQSFPVAGGVASEMPASNGQPAPSYAQTWRQETDSTQPPSQQPAAAVSASNNAYWMHQTPSQQAHYPVPPQNHYQSPMETKPLYETPIQGHQRATYPQELNSQASINQAPLGYRQPTQTTPSVDTQRVSKIQIPTNPRIASNLPSGYTKMDKGRSPAGATQTPAYLSVSMSNPKGHTAAMPEPGTFPKALCGFVERAFARCKDDKEKASCQAALKKIITEATNDGTINTRDWDIEPLSTVLNTDVTNTESSSTPLSSLQNKSPTRRPKSRWEPLVESKPFVKPASTFTSGVKFGGWNHPNVNNKKSSETFQKVDAVTGSKPTYFAQNSAKKSFQRPVKRQRFTGGAIDDEESSDSEKELTPYYSSAMSLASSADEKKRRDSRSKRFEKVQGHSRGNDIPTPKISNVRRGTAMRLGEVFDKSGSRAVEDMDWDALTVKGTCQEIEKRYLRLTSAPDPTTVRPEDVLVKALSMVQDSPKNYLYKCDQLKSIRQDLTVQRIHNHLTAKVYETHARFALEAGDLTEYNQCLSQLKILYAEGIEGCTLEFAAYSLLYITLHSNNNRELLSSMSRLSKEAKSDEAVRHALSVRSAVTSGNYVMFFRLYKTAPNMNSCLMDLYVEKMRYKAVTFISRSCRPSIPVSYLAQVLGFAGTSSEGTGEKENDGMEECSEWLKAHGASLIADSNGDMVLDTKASSTSLFMPEPEDAVAHGDRYLDVNDFFTRT from the exons ATGAATCAAGGAGGGAACACTCAGACCGTGGCTCCACTTGATCCTAACCCCATTGAG caGAAACGATATGGTGTTGAAGGAAGCCAAGTGCAGACATCTCCATATCAATACTCAACTGGGTCTGAGGCTGCCTCATGGACAAATTATAGCGTAGATAATCAGGCTGTGCAGCAGAATGGGATCTATTCAAATTCTAACTATTACCATCCACAGCCTCCAGTGCCTGCCACAGGGAACGTGCACGAGACATCCTCATCGACGTCTGGGACTGTAAACGTCGCTCAAGATTACAGTGGATATACGCCTTACCAGACCCCTTCCGACCCGCAAAACTACTCAAACACGGGGTATACAAATTACTACAGTGGCGGCTATCAGCAGCAGCAACCTAGCCAGCCATACACTCAGCCTGTTGGGGCGTATCAAAACACAGGTGCTCCTTATTCCTCATTTCAGAATCCAGGATCTTATGCTGGGACTGCAAGTTATTCAGGAACTTACTACAATCCTGCTGATTATCAGACTACTACCGGAGGTTACCAGAGTACAACTTATAACAGCCAAACAGCTGGAGGTTACGTCAATCAGACTCCTACATCATCAAACCAGGGAAACTATCCTTATCAAAACTATACTCCTGACGCTGCTAACATTCATAGCGCCACTGCTGCAACCGCAACACCTGTACATTATCAACAGAGCTACCAACAGTGGCCAGGCTATTACAGTCAAGCAGAAGTCCCATGTGCCCCGGGCACGGAAAAGTTGCCTCCCACTAGTGCATTTAGTCAGAGCTTTCCAGTTGCTGGTGGTGTTGCTAGTGAAATGCCTGCTTCAAATGGTCAGCCTGCTCCGTCTTATGCCCAAACTTGGAGGCAGGAAACTGACTCAACTCAGCCACCATCTCAGCAG CCGGCTGCAGCGGTTAGTGCCTCTAATAATGCTTACTGGATGCATCAAACACCAAGTCAGCAAGCTCATTATCCTGTTCCTCCACAAAATCATTACCAGAGTCCTATGGAGACAAAACCCTTATATGAGACCCCTATTCAGGGTCATCAGAGAGCTACATATCCTCAAGAACTGAACTCCCAGGCTTCCATTAATCAGGCACCGTTAGGCTATCGCCAGCCTACTCAGACTACACCGTCAGTGGATACTCAAAGGGTAAGCAAAATACAGATTCCAACTAACCCTAGAATTGCTTCAAACTTGCCATCAGGTTATACCAAAATGGATAAAGGTAGATCACCAGCCGGTGCAACCCAAACACCTGCGTATCTTAGTGTTTCAATGTCAAATCCGAAAGGTCATACCGCTGCTATGCCTGAG CCTGGAACCTTCCCAAAAGCGCTTTGTGGGTTTGTGGAGAGGGCTTTTGCACGCTGCAAAGATGATAAAGAAAAGGCGTCTTGCCAGGCTGCCCTGAAGAAG ATCATAACCGAAGCTACAAACGATGGTACTATTAATACCCGGGACTGGGATATTGAGCCTCTCTCAACTGTCCTGAACACAGATGTGACTAACACTGA GTCGAGCTCCACTCCTCTATCTTCGTTACAAAATAAGAGCCCAACAAGACGCCCCAAAAGCAGATGGGAGCCGTTAGTGGAATCCAAACCATTTGTGAAGCCAGCTTCAACTTTCACCAGTGGTGTTAAGTTTGGAGGTTGGAATCACCCAAATGTAAATAACAAAAAG AGCTCTGAGACTTTTCAAAAGGTGGACGCTGTCACTGGCTCCAAGCCCACTTACTTTGCGCAAAATTCTGCGAAAAAGAGTTTCCAGCGGCCTGTGAAGCGACAGCGTTTTACTGGTGGTGCCATTGACGATGAGGAATCTAGTGATAGTGAGAAGGAACTGACACCTTATTATTCCAGCGCTATGTCACTTGCCAGTTCTGCCGATGAAAAGAAGCGGCGTGATAGCCGTTCCAAGCGTTTTGAGAAAGTTCAAGGGCACAGCCGAGGGAATGATATTCCTACACCTAAAATTTCAAATGTTAGAAGGGGAACTGCGATGAGACTTGGCGAAGTTTTTGATAAAAGTGGCAGCAGAGCTGTGGAAGACATGGACTGGGATGCACTAACCGTTAAAGGAACTTGCCAGGAAATTGAGAAACGTTATCTCCGTCTGACTTCTGCACCGGATCCTACCACC GTAAGACCAGAGGATGTACTGGTGAAAGCTCTGTCAATGGTTCAGGATTCTCCAAAGAATTATCTTTATAAATGTGATCAGCTAAAGTCAATTCGCCAGGACCTCACAGTACAGCGGATACACAATCATCTAACAGCGAAG GTGTATGAAACGCATGCTAGATTTGCTTTGGAAGCTGGGGATTTGACTGAGTATAATCAG TGCCTGTCACAGCTGAAAATCCTTTATGCGGAAGGTATAGAAGGATGCACTCTGGAATTTGCTGCGTACAGTCTACTCTATATTACCTTACACTCGAACAACAATCGAGAACTGCTATCATCTATGTCCAG GTTATCCAAAGAAGCTAAGAGTGATGAAGCAGTTAGACATGCTCTCTCAGTTCGTTCAGCCGTTACATCGGGAAACTATGTTATGTTCTTCAGACTCTACAAGACTGCGCCAAACATGAACAGTTGCCTCATGG ATCTCTATGTGGAGAAGATGCGTTACAAGGCAGTGACGTTTATCTCACGGAGTTGTCGTCCTAGTATCCCGGTTTCATACTTAGCCCAAGTGTTGGGCTTTGCTGGTACTTCAAGCGAAGGTACTGGTGAAAAGGAGAATGATGGTATGGAGGAGTGTTCTGAATGGCTAAAAGCTCATGGTGCTAGCCTCATTGCTGACAGTAACGGAGATATGGTTCTTGATACCAAG GCGTCATCAACGAGTCTCTTCATGCCAGAACCTGAAGATGCAGTTGCTCATGGAGATCGATATCTAGATGTCAATGATTTCTTTACGCGTACatga